In Candidatus Coatesbacteria bacterium, a genomic segment contains:
- a CDS encoding branched-chain amino acid aminotransferase — protein sequence METPRYFFNDDNRKVALDFPHLGFDYIRCPYRFEAVYEHGVWRSRGLVENNQMCLPEGSQCLHYGQQLFEGMKVQTGADGKVYAFRPGENARRLNDGARYLKGAPLPEELFIHGVEEVTRGNLPYVPPYGSGAALYVRPFWLGVDDNVGVKPASSYIFRIFVTPVGPYFKGGFGPDQGKSFRTSAYDRAAPKGTGHVKAGGNYAASFIGGKEAKSAGYAEALYLDPAEKKYIEEIGAANFLALKGETLITPESHSILPSITRRSIMTIAAELFDWPTENRKITLNELDEIDAAACCGTAAVITWVKEIVGEDKRWEFPFDKRWQQLYDKLTGIQTASEEDPFGWRHEITT from the coding sequence ATGGAAACGCCGCGCTATTTCTTCAACGACGATAACCGCAAAGTCGCCCTCGACTTCCCCCACCTCGGTTTCGACTACATCCGCTGTCCCTACCGCTTCGAGGCCGTCTACGAGCACGGTGTCTGGCGCTCCCGGGGCCTGGTCGAGAACAACCAGATGTGCCTGCCCGAGGGCAGCCAGTGTCTGCATTACGGTCAACAGCTCTTCGAGGGGATGAAGGTCCAGACCGGTGCCGACGGCAAGGTCTACGCCTTCCGCCCCGGGGAGAACGCCCGGCGGCTAAACGACGGCGCCCGCTACCTCAAGGGCGCCCCGCTGCCCGAAGAACTCTTCATCCACGGCGTCGAGGAGGTCACCCGGGGCAACCTGCCCTACGTTCCGCCCTACGGCTCCGGCGCCGCCCTCTACGTGCGGCCCTTCTGGCTGGGCGTCGACGACAACGTCGGCGTCAAACCCGCCTCCAGCTACATCTTCCGTATCTTCGTCACCCCGGTGGGACCTTACTTCAAGGGCGGCTTCGGCCCCGACCAAGGTAAAAGCTTCAGGACCTCAGCCTACGATCGCGCCGCCCCCAAGGGCACCGGCCACGTCAAGGCCGGCGGCAACTACGCCGCCAGCTTCATCGGCGGCAAAGAGGCCAAGTCCGCCGGCTACGCCGAGGCCCTCTACCTCGATCCCGCCGAAAAGAAGTACATCGAGGAGATCGGAGCGGCCAACTTCCTGGCCCTCAAGGGCGAAACCCTGATCACCCCGGAGAGCCACAGCATCCTGCCCTCGATCACCCGTCGCTCGATCATGACCATCGCCGCCGAGCTGTTCGACTGGCCCACGGAAAACCGGAAGATCACCCTGAACGAACTCGACGAGATCGACGCCGCCGCCTGCTGCGGCACCGCCGCCGTCATCACCTGGGTCAAGGAGATCGTCGGCGAGGACAAACGCTGGGAGTTCCCCTTCGATAAACGCTGGCAACAGCTCTACGACAAACTAACCGGGATCCAGACCGCCTCCGAGGAGGATCCCTTCGGCTGGCGCCACGAGATTACTACCTAG
- a CDS encoding PBP1A family penicillin-binding protein, translating into MSPQHAKPGFFDRVGTFFKNLFRKSPPRRDLDGKPLPQARRAFSWHTAIIVMVVTVFFLGGIGLGLLFAFSDDLPKISGLWEFDSYLPTEVYDADDQLIASFLVERRYVVPMSRMPQNLVNATLAVEDQRFYDHWGVNLYRTLEAAMVDIIAGAKIQGASTITQQLARNYFLTMEKTYVRKIREAILAVQIEKRYSKEEILYFYLNQIYYGHGCYGVEAAARTFFNKHVEELTLPEAALLAGLPKNPGGFSPYLNPDRAKRRRNTILWLMAEVGHITEEERAWAAAQPLELAQRRRTEQKAPYFIEYIRSELEKEFGSNAVYQAGMKVYTTLDSRMQELAEKHVAAGLERVQQRWNYQPMRYDDGLEIAELELGQIREGRVLERDDEYAYIDIGGGITGRIDITPLYWHWDNPPEIELQTGSTVPVKVTSLARSAGRVDLSLEKPPYPQAALVSIDPRTGFIQAMVGGSDYDESQFNRAVYARRQPGSAFKVFVYTAAIDSGYSAADVMLDKPFVINADGVVWAPHNYSLGYSGKPMTFRQAMAMSINLVAARLILQIGVEPVRAYAKRMGIESPIAHTYSIALGSSEVTPLEMASAFGTIATLGVHVEPTAIRYILDRDGNKIKEVVPRAEVALRKETAAIIRSMMHGVTTQGTAGRAARTLGRDCAGKTGTTNNAEDCWFIGYVPQLSTAVWVGFDDHRTLGYNATGESHAVPLWSDYMADVLEEYEVQDFTLPEGLALERHTVCGETGLLARPECPHKVGEDFIAGTAPTQFCDLHGAGATDWMSEDAARLQGDDPVRYVYPEEED; encoded by the coding sequence ATGAGCCCCCAACACGCCAAGCCCGGCTTCTTCGACCGCGTCGGCACCTTCTTCAAGAACCTGTTCCGTAAGAGTCCGCCGCGGCGCGATCTGGACGGCAAGCCGCTGCCGCAGGCTCGGCGGGCCTTCAGCTGGCACACGGCCATCATCGTCATGGTGGTGACGGTCTTCTTCCTCGGCGGCATCGGTCTGGGGCTGCTGTTCGCCTTCTCCGACGATCTGCCCAAGATTTCCGGGCTGTGGGAGTTCGACAGCTACCTGCCGACGGAGGTCTACGACGCCGACGACCAACTGATCGCCAGCTTCCTGGTCGAGCGCCGCTACGTCGTGCCGATGTCGCGGATGCCCCAGAACCTGGTCAACGCCACCCTGGCCGTCGAGGACCAGCGGTTCTACGATCACTGGGGGGTCAACCTCTACCGCACCCTGGAGGCGGCGATGGTCGATATCATCGCCGGAGCCAAGATCCAGGGCGCCTCGACGATCACCCAGCAGTTGGCCCGCAATTACTTCCTGACGATGGAGAAGACCTACGTGCGCAAGATCCGGGAGGCCATCCTGGCCGTCCAGATCGAGAAGCGCTACTCCAAGGAAGAGATCCTCTACTTCTACCTCAACCAGATCTATTACGGACACGGTTGCTACGGTGTGGAGGCGGCGGCGCGAACCTTCTTCAACAAGCACGTCGAGGAACTGACCCTGCCCGAGGCGGCGCTGTTGGCCGGACTGCCCAAGAACCCGGGCGGTTTCTCACCCTACCTCAACCCGGACCGCGCCAAGCGCCGACGCAACACCATCCTCTGGCTGATGGCCGAGGTGGGTCACATCACCGAAGAGGAACGGGCCTGGGCCGCCGCTCAGCCCTTGGAGCTGGCCCAACGCCGACGCACCGAGCAGAAGGCGCCCTATTTCATCGAGTACATCCGCAGCGAGCTGGAGAAGGAGTTCGGTTCCAACGCCGTCTATCAGGCGGGGATGAAGGTCTACACCACCCTGGATTCGCGGATGCAGGAGCTGGCCGAGAAGCACGTCGCCGCCGGGCTGGAGCGGGTCCAGCAGCGCTGGAACTACCAGCCGATGCGCTACGACGACGGCCTGGAGATCGCCGAGCTCGAGCTGGGGCAGATCCGTGAGGGCCGCGTCCTCGAGCGTGACGACGAGTACGCCTACATCGACATCGGCGGCGGCATCACCGGGCGGATCGATATCACGCCGCTGTACTGGCACTGGGACAACCCGCCGGAGATCGAGCTTCAGACGGGCTCGACGGTGCCGGTCAAGGTGACCAGCCTGGCGCGCTCGGCGGGTCGGGTGGACCTCTCCCTGGAGAAACCGCCCTACCCCCAGGCGGCCCTGGTGAGCATCGATCCGCGCACCGGCTTTATCCAGGCCATGGTCGGCGGCTCGGACTACGACGAGAGCCAGTTCAACCGGGCGGTCTACGCCCGCCGCCAGCCGGGCTCGGCTTTCAAGGTCTTCGTCTACACCGCGGCGATCGATTCGGGGTATTCAGCGGCCGATGTGATGCTGGATAAACCTTTCGTCATCAACGCCGACGGTGTCGTCTGGGCGCCGCACAACTACTCGCTGGGCTACTCGGGCAAGCCGATGACCTTCCGCCAGGCGATGGCGATGTCGATCAACCTGGTGGCGGCGCGGCTGATCCTGCAGATCGGCGTCGAGCCGGTGCGGGCCTACGCCAAACGGATGGGGATCGAATCGCCCATCGCCCACACCTACTCGATCGCCCTGGGCTCCTCCGAGGTCACCCCCCTGGAGATGGCCTCGGCCTTCGGCACCATCGCCACCCTGGGAGTCCATGTCGAGCCTACGGCGATCCGCTATATTCTGGACCGCGACGGCAACAAGATCAAGGAGGTCGTCCCCCGGGCCGAGGTGGCCCTGCGCAAGGAGACGGCGGCGATCATCCGCTCGATGATGCACGGCGTCACCACCCAGGGCACCGCCGGGCGCGCGGCCCGCACACTGGGCCGGGACTGCGCCGGCAAGACCGGCACCACCAACAACGCCGAGGACTGCTGGTTCATCGGTTACGTGCCCCAGCTTTCCACGGCGGTCTGGGTGGGGTTCGACGACCACCGCACCCTGGGCTACAATGCCACGGGCGAGTCCCACGCCGTCCCGCTGTGGAGCGATTACATGGCCGACGTCCTCGAGGAGTACGAGGTTCAGGACTTCACCCTGCCCGAGGGCCTGGCCCTGGAGCGTCACACCGTCTGTGGCGAAACGGGGCTGCTGGCCCGGCCCGAGTGCCCGCACAAGGTGGGCGAGGACTTCATCGCCGGCACGGCGCCGACCCAGTTCTGCGATCTCCACGGCGCCGGGGCCACGGACTGGATGAGCGAGGACGCCGCCCGCCTGCAAGGTGACGATCCGGTACGCTACGTCTATCCGGAGGAAGAGGATTAA
- a CDS encoding AMIN domain-containing protein has protein sequence MKARSALLLLLSVLAVPALAGAVVEDVAYDPAARALTISVTADEAPAWNDFELSGPSRVVLDVSADSSFPGNAFSAPVGDGLVERIRAARHQPDPPVTRIVVDLAAGTTGYAVSLEGDAPNYTVRLSLYPPDEVRLAEEEAAGIEAAHSGELTVGEGDAEAPPGHQTQKLVIAVSPTAVREAPSAAARRVSEALAGEGVRQTAELGDWRLVILTEQDDLAGWVREDDLAPAGSVERDEGGVRAVPNPRTPPAGTPQTPQGGRAPLRNEAREGAAIIAHLGPGTDFNAWRRRDDWYFIVLGDGRAGWIHRRYASLGGAEEGPTSPWRQAIVSTAEGYLGTPYVWGGTTATGFDCSGLVWRVFKQNGIEVPRTAGPQYREGRKLDRDELLPGDLIFFHTYSSGPNHVGIYAGDGRFIQAESSPAGVRYSELDGDYWRDHIYGYTRWTPVEQ, from the coding sequence ATGAAAGCGCGGTCTGCGCTGCTGCTGCTGCTGTCAGTCTTAGCGGTCCCGGCCCTCGCCGGCGCCGTCGTCGAGGACGTGGCCTACGATCCCGCCGCCCGGGCCCTGACGATCTCCGTCACCGCCGACGAGGCTCCGGCCTGGAACGACTTCGAACTCAGCGGCCCTTCCCGGGTGGTGCTGGACGTTTCGGCCGACTCCAGCTTCCCCGGCAACGCCTTCAGCGCCCCGGTGGGCGACGGACTGGTGGAGCGTATCCGCGCCGCCCGTCATCAGCCCGATCCCCCGGTGACCCGGATCGTCGTCGACCTGGCCGCCGGAACCACGGGCTACGCCGTCAGCCTGGAGGGCGACGCTCCCAACTACACCGTTCGACTGAGCCTCTACCCCCCCGACGAGGTTCGTCTGGCCGAAGAGGAAGCCGCCGGCATCGAGGCTGCCCACTCGGGAGAGCTGACCGTCGGCGAGGGCGACGCCGAGGCCCCCCCGGGACATCAGACGCAGAAGCTGGTAATCGCCGTCAGCCCGACGGCGGTGCGCGAAGCGCCTTCGGCGGCCGCCCGCCGGGTCTCCGAGGCCCTGGCCGGCGAAGGGGTCCGTCAGACCGCCGAACTGGGCGACTGGCGGTTGGTGATCCTGACCGAGCAGGACGACCTGGCCGGCTGGGTCCGGGAGGACGACCTGGCCCCGGCGGGCAGCGTCGAACGCGACGAAGGCGGCGTACGCGCCGTCCCCAACCCGCGCACCCCGCCCGCGGGCACACCGCAGACCCCGCAAGGCGGCAGGGCTCCCCTGCGCAACGAGGCTCGTGAGGGCGCCGCGATCATCGCCCACCTGGGCCCGGGAACCGACTTCAACGCCTGGCGCCGCCGCGACGACTGGTACTTCATCGTCCTCGGGGACGGCCGCGCCGGTTGGATCCACCGGCGCTACGCCTCCCTGGGCGGCGCCGAGGAAGGCCCCACCTCCCCCTGGCGCCAGGCGATCGTCTCGACCGCCGAGGGCTACCTGGGAACGCCCTACGTCTGGGGCGGCACCACGGCCACGGGCTTCGACTGCTCCGGCCTGGTCTGGCGCGTCTTCAAACAGAACGGCATCGAAGTCCCCCGCACCGCCGGACCCCAGTACCGCGAGGGTCGCAAGCTCGACCGCGACGAGCTGCTGCCGGGTGACCTGATCTTCTTCCACACCTACTCCTCCGGCCCCAACCACGTCGGCATCTACGCCGGTGACGGCCGCTTCATCCAGGCCGAGAGCTCCCCCGCCGGAGTGCGCTACTCCGAGTTGGACGGCGATTATTGGCGCGATCACATCTACGGCTACACCCGTTGGACCCCGGTGGAGCAGTAG